One genomic segment of Gopherus flavomarginatus isolate rGopFla2 chromosome 11, rGopFla2.mat.asm, whole genome shotgun sequence includes these proteins:
- the AURKA gene encoding aurora kinase A isoform X1, producing the protein MILIVVGRDCAETGCVRGMGVGRLHLWWCRVSLGRGIEGNMEKNGKENHNGLPGHSVKTLPTIGDGPKRLPVHQQHPQNRVPGGGVQAQRILCSSNLAQRVPVQSQTQKSVLSNQKQSQNQLMQQPRPTSLVQPISRPQAPSKNNEEPPQTSLSAKNLEAEGTSVQKNEETKKRQWCLDDFEIGRPLGKGKFGNVYLAREKQSKFILALKVLFKTQLEKAGVEHQLRREVEIQSHLRHPNILRLYGYFHDATRVYLILEYAPRGEVYKELQKLTKFDEQRTATYMTELADALSYCHSKRVIHRDIKPENLLLGSNGELKIADFGWSVHAPSSRRTTLCGTLDYLPPEMIEGRTHDEKVDLWSLGVLCYEFLVGKPPFEAETYQETYRSISKVEFRFPPFVTEGAKDLIVKLLKHNPYHRLPLKDVLAHPWITTNSTKQPSSRKSEAATSNRTPS; encoded by the exons atgatcctGATAGTCGTGGGAAGAGATTGTGCAGAGACCGGATGTGTGAGAGGCATGGGAGTGGGAAGACTACATCTATGGTGGTGTCGGGTTTCGCTGGGGAGGGGAATTGAAG GCAACATGGAGAAAAATGGTAAAGAGAACCACAATGGGCTCCCTGGTCACAGTGTCAAG ACTCTACCCACCATTGGGGATGGTCCAAAACGGCTCCCTGTACATCAGCAGCATCCTCAGAATCGGGTTCCTGGAGGTGGAGTTCAAGCACAGCGTATTTTGTGTTCTTCAAATTTGGCTCAGCGAGTTCCTGTACAGTCACAGACTCAAAAATCTGTGCTATCAAACCAGAAACAGTCTCAAAACCAGCTGATGCAGCAGCCTCGTCCAACTTCTCTAGTTCAACCAATTTCTAGGCCTCAGGCTCcaagtaaaaacaatgaggaaccTCCACAGACCTCACTATCTG CAAAAAACCTTGAAGCAGAAGGGACATCCGTCCagaaaaatgaagaaacaaaaaa AAGGCAGTGGTGTCTTGATGACTTCGAAATTGGCCGTCCTCTGGGGAAAGGAAAGTTTGGAAATGTGTATCTGGCTCGTGAAAAGCAAAGTAAATTTATCCTAGCGCTGAAGGTGTTGTTTAAAACACAGCTGGAGAAAGCGGGAGTAGAACATCAGCTGCGGAGAGAAGTAGAAATACAGTCTCATCTTAG GCATCCCAATATTCTCAGGCTATATGGCTACTTCCATGATGCCACAAGAGTCTACCTAATTCTAGAATATGCACCTCGTGGAGAAGTCTACAAAGAGTTGCAGAAGCTAACCAAATTTGATGAGCAGAGAACTGCTACT TATATGACAGAATTGGCAGATGCTCTATCATACTGTCATTCAAAGAGAGTGATTCACAGAGACATCAAGCCAGAAAACTTGCTGCTTGGTTCTAACGGAGAGCTGAAGATTGCTGACTTTGGATGGTCTGTGCATGCTCCATCATCTAG AAGGACAACTCTTTGTGGTACACTTGACTACTTGCCTCCTGAAATGATTGAAGGGAGAACACATGACGAAAAGGTGGATCTCTGGAGCCTGGGGGTTCTGTGCTATGAATTTCTAGTAGGGAAACCTCCTTTTGAGGCAGAGACATACCAGGAAACTTACAGAAGTATTTCAAAG GTGGAATTCAGATTTCCTCCTTTTGTAACAGAGGGAGCTAAGGACTTAATTGTAAAGCTCCTGAAGCATAATCCATACCATCGGCTGCCGCTGAAAGACGTACTTGCACACCCATGGATTACCACAAACTCTACAAAACAACCAAGCAGCCGGAAGAGTGAGGCTGCTACCAGTAACAGAACACCATCTTAG
- the AURKA gene encoding aurora kinase A isoform X2, whose product MEKNGKENHNGLPGHSVKTLPTIGDGPKRLPVHQQHPQNRVPGGGVQAQRILCSSNLAQRVPVQSQTQKSVLSNQKQSQNQLMQQPRPTSLVQPISRPQAPSKNNEEPPQTSLSAKNLEAEGTSVQKNEETKKRQWCLDDFEIGRPLGKGKFGNVYLAREKQSKFILALKVLFKTQLEKAGVEHQLRREVEIQSHLRHPNILRLYGYFHDATRVYLILEYAPRGEVYKELQKLTKFDEQRTATYMTELADALSYCHSKRVIHRDIKPENLLLGSNGELKIADFGWSVHAPSSRRTTLCGTLDYLPPEMIEGRTHDEKVDLWSLGVLCYEFLVGKPPFEAETYQETYRSISKVEFRFPPFVTEGAKDLIVKLLKHNPYHRLPLKDVLAHPWITTNSTKQPSSRKSEAATSNRTPS is encoded by the exons ATGGAGAAAAATGGTAAAGAGAACCACAATGGGCTCCCTGGTCACAGTGTCAAG ACTCTACCCACCATTGGGGATGGTCCAAAACGGCTCCCTGTACATCAGCAGCATCCTCAGAATCGGGTTCCTGGAGGTGGAGTTCAAGCACAGCGTATTTTGTGTTCTTCAAATTTGGCTCAGCGAGTTCCTGTACAGTCACAGACTCAAAAATCTGTGCTATCAAACCAGAAACAGTCTCAAAACCAGCTGATGCAGCAGCCTCGTCCAACTTCTCTAGTTCAACCAATTTCTAGGCCTCAGGCTCcaagtaaaaacaatgaggaaccTCCACAGACCTCACTATCTG CAAAAAACCTTGAAGCAGAAGGGACATCCGTCCagaaaaatgaagaaacaaaaaa AAGGCAGTGGTGTCTTGATGACTTCGAAATTGGCCGTCCTCTGGGGAAAGGAAAGTTTGGAAATGTGTATCTGGCTCGTGAAAAGCAAAGTAAATTTATCCTAGCGCTGAAGGTGTTGTTTAAAACACAGCTGGAGAAAGCGGGAGTAGAACATCAGCTGCGGAGAGAAGTAGAAATACAGTCTCATCTTAG GCATCCCAATATTCTCAGGCTATATGGCTACTTCCATGATGCCACAAGAGTCTACCTAATTCTAGAATATGCACCTCGTGGAGAAGTCTACAAAGAGTTGCAGAAGCTAACCAAATTTGATGAGCAGAGAACTGCTACT TATATGACAGAATTGGCAGATGCTCTATCATACTGTCATTCAAAGAGAGTGATTCACAGAGACATCAAGCCAGAAAACTTGCTGCTTGGTTCTAACGGAGAGCTGAAGATTGCTGACTTTGGATGGTCTGTGCATGCTCCATCATCTAG AAGGACAACTCTTTGTGGTACACTTGACTACTTGCCTCCTGAAATGATTGAAGGGAGAACACATGACGAAAAGGTGGATCTCTGGAGCCTGGGGGTTCTGTGCTATGAATTTCTAGTAGGGAAACCTCCTTTTGAGGCAGAGACATACCAGGAAACTTACAGAAGTATTTCAAAG GTGGAATTCAGATTTCCTCCTTTTGTAACAGAGGGAGCTAAGGACTTAATTGTAAAGCTCCTGAAGCATAATCCATACCATCGGCTGCCGCTGAAAGACGTACTTGCACACCCATGGATTACCACAAACTCTACAAAACAACCAAGCAGCCGGAAGAGTGAGGCTGCTACCAGTAACAGAACACCATCTTAG